The Arthrobacter russicus genome has a segment encoding these proteins:
- a CDS encoding DUF4118 domain-containing protein, with product MARGTLRILLGAAPGVGKTYTMLEEAHQKVAQGVDTVVALALHHGRKETASLLDGLEIIPPKRVEYRGSSFDEMDVEAVLRRAPQLALVDEYAHTVVGEGVARKRWQDVELLLAAGIDVISTLNIQHLASLGDVVSQITNTKQGETVPDDVVRRANQIELVDISPELLRQRLSAGHVYAADKVDAALANYFRMGNLSALRELALLWLADQVEDGLSAYRADNRIEASWPTRERVVVGLTGGAEGEVLIRRAARILARVSGGELLGVHVRAADGVLGESPREIEAQRQLLKDLGGSYHSVTGDDPAQALLQFARSANATQLVVGTSRRKWLARLLKGPGVGSKVVRGSGDIDVHMVSHPLGAKGIRFRRVGAPGRRRLILGFALAIFLPSLIEAVLATWVPDNFVTDTLLQLVGCVIVAVVGGLWPALFAAVFSSLLLNFFSAEPTLTFSIADPENLLSLVVFVLVSVVVAVVVDVATRRTREALRAGAEAATLSELARGAVAGEDSLQTFLDQVREAFRVDSVALLVDDSADSGGAEQTRWRLEAASGENPPLAPETADNSEEVEPGLVLALDGRVLDASDRRLLAAFGAHLVALRQRIQLNASRRENMRLAEGNTMRTSILRAVSHDLRTPLAAIKLSVSSLRQEEVHFAPDDEAELLASIESSADRLDALVGNLLDMSRISSDAVNPLLGPVRWSDAIDAALLGQPEGAVRLELPPNMPAVEADPGMLERVIANVVENALKYAPDSDLVLVGTVSGIPMIDGHPASELRIVDHGRGVAAEDVVAMFRPFQRLDDVPAGSGVGLGLAVAKGFTEAMGGVLSAEATPGGGLTMVVRLPLSAGRRAAPTGDIDPAHSQERGAL from the coding sequence ATGGCTAGAGGCACCTTGAGGATCTTGCTCGGCGCAGCACCGGGCGTCGGCAAGACCTACACCATGCTCGAGGAAGCCCATCAGAAGGTCGCCCAAGGGGTGGACACCGTGGTGGCGCTGGCGCTGCACCACGGCCGCAAAGAGACCGCGAGCCTGCTCGACGGTTTGGAAATCATCCCGCCCAAACGGGTCGAGTACCGGGGCTCGAGCTTCGACGAGATGGATGTCGAGGCGGTCTTGCGGCGGGCGCCGCAGCTCGCCCTGGTGGACGAGTACGCGCACACCGTGGTCGGCGAAGGCGTCGCCCGGAAACGCTGGCAGGACGTGGAGCTCCTGCTGGCCGCGGGCATCGATGTGATTTCCACACTGAACATCCAGCATTTGGCGTCCTTGGGCGATGTGGTCAGCCAGATCACCAACACCAAACAAGGCGAAACGGTGCCGGACGATGTGGTTCGCCGGGCCAACCAGATCGAACTCGTGGACATTTCGCCGGAGCTTCTGCGCCAGCGGCTCAGTGCCGGCCACGTGTACGCGGCGGACAAAGTCGATGCGGCGCTGGCGAATTATTTCCGGATGGGCAACCTTTCCGCTTTGCGCGAGCTGGCGCTGCTCTGGCTGGCCGACCAGGTCGAAGACGGCTTGTCCGCCTACCGGGCGGACAACCGGATCGAGGCCAGCTGGCCGACCCGGGAACGGGTGGTGGTCGGCCTGACCGGCGGAGCCGAGGGCGAGGTACTGATCCGCCGGGCGGCGCGGATCCTCGCCCGGGTCTCCGGCGGCGAATTGCTGGGCGTGCACGTCCGCGCCGCGGACGGGGTGCTGGGCGAATCGCCGCGTGAAATCGAGGCGCAGCGGCAATTGCTCAAGGACCTGGGCGGCAGCTACCACAGCGTGACCGGCGACGATCCGGCGCAGGCCTTGCTGCAATTCGCCCGCAGCGCGAACGCCACCCAACTGGTGGTCGGGACGTCCCGGCGCAAATGGCTGGCCCGGCTGCTCAAGGGCCCCGGGGTGGGCAGCAAGGTGGTGCGCGGTTCCGGGGACATCGACGTGCACATGGTTTCGCACCCGCTGGGCGCCAAAGGCATCCGGTTCCGGAGGGTGGGCGCCCCCGGCCGGCGCCGGCTGATCCTCGGCTTCGCACTGGCGATTTTCCTGCCCTCCCTGATCGAAGCGGTGCTGGCCACCTGGGTGCCGGACAACTTCGTCACGGACACCTTGCTGCAACTCGTCGGCTGCGTCATCGTCGCGGTCGTGGGCGGACTCTGGCCGGCGCTGTTCGCTGCCGTTTTCAGTTCCCTGCTGCTCAATTTCTTCTCCGCGGAACCGACCCTGACCTTCAGCATCGCAGACCCGGAGAACCTGTTGTCCCTGGTGGTGTTCGTGCTGGTCTCCGTGGTGGTCGCGGTGGTCGTGGATGTGGCCACCAGAAGGACCCGGGAGGCGCTCCGGGCGGGTGCGGAAGCCGCCACGCTGAGTGAATTGGCGAGGGGAGCGGTGGCCGGGGAGGATTCTCTGCAGACCTTCCTGGACCAGGTACGCGAAGCCTTCCGGGTGGATTCGGTGGCTTTGCTGGTCGACGATTCGGCGGATTCAGGCGGTGCGGAGCAAACCAGATGGCGGCTTGAGGCCGCTTCCGGCGAAAACCCGCCGTTGGCACCGGAAACCGCGGACAACTCGGAAGAAGTAGAGCCGGGGTTGGTGCTGGCCTTGGACGGTCGGGTGCTGGATGCTTCCGACCGCCGGCTGCTGGCCGCGTTCGGGGCGCATCTGGTCGCCTTGCGGCAACGGATCCAGCTCAATGCCAGCCGGCGGGAGAACATGCGGTTGGCGGAAGGGAACACGATGCGCACTTCGATCCTGCGTGCCGTCTCGCATGACCTGCGCACTCCTTTGGCCGCGATCAAACTGTCGGTGAGCAGCCTGCGCCAGGAAGAAGTCCATTTCGCGCCGGATGACGAAGCCGAGCTGCTCGCCTCGATCGAAAGCTCGGCGGACCGCTTGGACGCCTTGGTGGGCAACCTCCTGGACATGTCCCGGATTTCCTCGGACGCGGTCAACCCCTTGCTCGGACCGGTGCGTTGGAGCGATGCGATCGATGCCGCGCTGCTGGGCCAGCCGGAGGGCGCGGTGCGGCTGGAATTGCCGCCGAACATGCCGGCGGTCGAGGCCGATCCCGGGATGCTGGAACGGGTGATCGCGAACGTGGTGGAGAACGCGCTGAAATATGCCCCGGATTCCGATCTGGTTTTGGTGGGCACGGTTTCCGGGATCCCGATGATCGATGGGCATCCGGCCAGCGAATTGCGGATCGTGGACCATGGCCGCGGGGTGGCGGCCGAAGATGTGGTGGCGATGTTCCGGCCGTTCCAACGGCTCGACGACGTCCCGGCCGGTTCCGGAGTGGGGCTGGGCCTCGCCGTGGCCAAGGGTTTCACCGAAGCCATGGGCGGTGTGCTCAGCGCCGAAGCCACTCCCGGAGGCGGCCTGACCATGGTGGTCCGGCTGCCGCTCAGTGCCGGCCGGCGGGCAGCGCCGACCGGTGATATCGACCCTGCACACTCCCAGGAAAGGGGAGCGTTGTGA
- a CDS encoding serine hydrolase domain-containing protein — MSGFEAVWESIDRKVAAGYLPGAVAGVRRGGITEFHASGVKALGSPEPMTERTQFRIASLSKLVAGVLGAMALADGWFGLDDPVAAWLPEFAEPRVLLDPAGPLAQTVPAQTPITVRHLFSFTMGTGVIFEPTPLHEAVQSAGIGAGLFPPEMSADEYLARLAGLPLADQPGSRWMYNTSSDVFSVLIARAAGTPLREVLAEKITGPLGLESTGFFGRAMDLATQYTPTPGGLQAIDLPDGGFSKPPKFETLAGGLVSTVPDYFRFLTALADGELLPEALKTQMVSDQLRPEQRAGAYPILGRAEGWGWQTGVTIALGDNARSVGSYGWTGGSGCSAGVDPARDLVGVVMSQRAMTEPDESFDYFWAPLAGIGPDPGTASSNPA; from the coding sequence ATGTCGGGATTCGAAGCGGTTTGGGAATCGATCGACCGGAAAGTGGCAGCCGGTTACCTGCCCGGCGCGGTGGCCGGAGTGCGGCGCGGCGGGATCACCGAATTCCATGCCAGCGGAGTGAAGGCGCTCGGCTCGCCGGAACCGATGACGGAGCGGACCCAGTTCCGGATCGCCTCGTTGAGCAAGCTGGTCGCGGGGGTTCTGGGTGCCATGGCCTTGGCCGACGGGTGGTTCGGGCTCGACGATCCGGTCGCGGCTTGGCTCCCCGAGTTCGCCGAACCCCGGGTCCTGCTGGATCCAGCTGGCCCGTTGGCGCAGACGGTTCCGGCGCAGACGCCGATCACGGTCCGGCATTTGTTCAGCTTCACGATGGGCACCGGGGTCATTTTCGAGCCCACACCGTTGCACGAGGCAGTGCAGAGTGCCGGCATCGGTGCGGGACTTTTTCCGCCCGAAATGAGCGCCGACGAGTATCTCGCCAGGCTCGCCGGCTTGCCCCTGGCCGATCAGCCGGGCAGCCGGTGGATGTACAACACCAGCAGCGACGTGTTCTCGGTGCTGATCGCCCGGGCCGCTGGGACGCCGTTGCGGGAAGTGCTCGCGGAGAAGATCACCGGACCGCTGGGGCTGGAGTCCACCGGGTTCTTCGGACGTGCAATGGATCTGGCCACGCAATACACTCCGACGCCGGGCGGCCTCCAAGCCATAGACCTGCCGGACGGCGGGTTCAGCAAACCGCCGAAGTTCGAGACCCTGGCCGGCGGACTGGTGTCCACGGTGCCGGACTACTTCAGGTTCCTCACCGCGCTGGCCGACGGCGAGCTCCTGCCGGAGGCGCTGAAAACCCAGATGGTCTCGGACCAGTTGCGGCCGGAACAGCGCGCCGGGGCTTACCCGATTCTCGGCCGGGCCGAGGGCTGGGGCTGGCAGACCGGCGTGACGATTGCCCTGGGCGATAATGCCCGGTCGGTCGGCAGTTATGGCTGGACCGGCGGCAGCGGCTGCAGCGCCGGCGTGGATCCGGCGCGCGACCTGGTCGGCGTCGTGATGAGCCAGCGGGCAATGACGGAGCCGGATGAGAGCTTCGATTATTTCTGGGCACCATTGGCCGGAATCGGTCCGGATCCCGGAACGGCCAGTTCCAACCCGGCTTAA
- a CDS encoding response regulator yields MTTVLVVDDEPQILRALQINLHAHGYTVHTAANGADALASAAAHRPDVVVLDLGLPDMDGLEVIAGLRGWTAVPIIVLSARHASEEKVAALDAGADDYVTKPFGLDEFLARLRAAQRRSETDSDGAASATVATDDFVVDLQAKKVMRGGQRVRLTPTEWSILEYLARNSGRLVSQQQLLTQVWGPAYAKETQYLRVYIGQLRRKLEPDPANPRHLLTEAGMGYRFEP; encoded by the coding sequence GTGACTACCGTGCTCGTCGTAGACGACGAACCGCAAATTCTCCGTGCTTTGCAGATCAACCTGCACGCGCACGGATACACCGTGCACACCGCGGCGAACGGCGCCGATGCTTTGGCGAGCGCGGCCGCGCACCGGCCGGACGTCGTCGTCCTCGACCTGGGCTTGCCGGACATGGACGGCTTGGAGGTGATCGCCGGGCTGCGGGGTTGGACGGCGGTGCCGATCATCGTGCTGTCGGCCAGACACGCCTCGGAAGAGAAAGTGGCGGCGCTCGACGCCGGTGCCGATGATTACGTGACCAAGCCTTTCGGCTTGGACGAGTTCTTGGCCCGGTTGCGGGCCGCGCAACGCCGCTCCGAAACCGATTCCGACGGTGCCGCTTCCGCGACCGTGGCAACCGACGACTTCGTGGTGGATTTGCAGGCCAAAAAAGTCATGCGCGGCGGCCAGCGGGTGCGTTTGACCCCCACCGAATGGTCGATTTTGGAGTACCTGGCCCGGAACTCGGGGCGGTTGGTCTCGCAGCAGCAACTGCTGACCCAGGTCTGGGGCCCCGCCTACGCCAAGGAGACGCAATATCTGCGGGTCTACATCGGGCAACTGCGCCGGAAGCTGGAACCCGATCCGGCGAATCCGCGGCATCTGCTCACCGAAGCCGGCATGGGGTATCGGTTCGAGCCGTGA